TCATAGTATATGTAGAGTACTCTAAAACaggtaaaaaatgttatataaagaACTTCATTGTTtaactaaatatgtttttattataataacaagaGAAAAGGTTTGAAAAACTGATAGCTAAAAGATTAACTAtccaatgttttattatttaataaacaataagtgACATTTTCCAACAATTTAAGaagtttattatatacaatttctaaaacatagacaaaaaattaaatcatatgaATATTTCTTAAAGGCAATAGCTACATAGTAGTTGCTATAACTCACCAAATGGTATAACACAGAACATTACTGCTACACAAGTTCACAAATAATCTTGCAAGATTATTGATTCTGTGTAGGTGTTATAACATAGCCAAACAATATTACAGAGGATTCCGTGGGAAGCGCAACACCTACACCGCCACAAATGATTGGCAAAAACTTAGACTAATAACAAACTAAAGATGTACAACATTATCAGCAAACTATCAACTGCACAATCCGATATGCACATCATTGAAAAAGAAAGTGAAAGTACAAGAACACAGCTTTAATCACGGCGGAATGGTAACGAACGCAGGGTGCAAAGACGATCGGCGACCGGCAACGCTGTTTTCTAGCAAAGAATACATTGCAACGTCataatgatacaatattttaccTTGGTTCCCTTGCCCTTTCATCCGCTACAACCGATGCAAACATGAAACAAGAGATACAGACGTGTTATTAATCATAGAGAAACATATCAAACAGCGTAGTTATACCACAAAAGTACCGTAAATGCGAAATACCTGATCTGACACGCCTGCTGACATTGGCCGCGATTTTACGAATATAAAGCACTTAGGAAGTCTTTAATCAcgacaataacaaaataaatcacatCAGTTACACTACACTGAGTCCAACGTGTCCAAGATTTACCTAACTAAAgcgctttataaaaaaatgtccgcACTATTAAAAAATCTACTGAAAGTCCGAAACGAAACGGATGGACGTTTGCTAATGGCGACTACAACGATGTTGCCAATTGTTTTGCacgaaaactaatttaatttggaAGAATTCTAATCCATCAAGAAAATGAATACATGGATaataaaagtgttgtttttTGGATGttgaattatgtttattatgagTAAAGGAAATGAGCATACCAGCGCTGCCAATGGAAACCACCGtcttttcagaaaaaaaatcgGTATTTACGATTCGGGCTATTCCCTAATTTAAgttcctattttttttaactaaatatatttcgGCCGAGCTTACTAATCCTTTGACCTTAATTTTATTCtacattgtaaaattttatttgaatttgttcaatatCAGTTTGCTATAACATTGAATCTAATTACAGCTCTCGAGTTAGACTTGCATTTGCAAACCTTGAAATTCATGCCATTCTATTCACCAGTTGTAGTCTAATCTAAAGTCAAATACTGTGCCTTAATTATTTTCTACTGGGCTGATGTTTTAATTCCGATGTAATACCAGCGAATACGGGTAGTAGTCCGAGTGTCCTGAATGAATTACCAGCCAGTAATCGGAAAATGAATACACATCATGTATGTTAGATTCGATAAGGGAAAGTCAAATGAATGAATACAGATGAGGTTGTATTGGGCTCGAAATATAATGTGTGCCTCCGTGTGGGTCATAAGggtattgttattataaataaatagcaagaCTTGTTGGTTCTCCtcatacttaatttattttatatgtataataatatgtttttgtattgattattttttcatgaaaaacGATGAAATGGTTTTCGTGCCACTAGCAGCTTTTTGTCTTGCCTTTTCTTTGGATGTTAAAGTTTTTGGTTTTTTTACTTCCGGAGATACTTGGCTGTAAGCTAATTCATTAGTACTGACAGCTTCAGATTTTTcccgttttatttttttcacctcTTTCTTTGAGTCACTTTCCTCTTCAGATTTGCGTTTATGTCCTATTGTCTCAATTAATTCAGGTTTGAAATTAAACCTTTTTTCTAAACTTTGCATCAAGTCATCTTGTATGTATTCTGATATAACACCATGAGCATaccttaaataaaattctgaaaaataaaagaagtttatcatattttatttcattgtagttTGTAaactataactattataaagtGTTGGGTGATAAAAGGACAAATTCGAaacgaatttaaattattttattatagtatgtaataacaaaagttaatTACATCATCACACTGAAACACAAGTCCCGTTTCGTTTATATGATATATTTCAGGAACAAGGGACTTTTTGCCCCACAACACAAAGAACCGAAAGATATATTTGCAGATATCATGAATATGTGTCTAATTGTGTGGATTAAAGCTACTACATTATAATACAGAGACTGTATCTACTTTTCAGtcttatagaatttaaaatcatACAGACAAGTGCACTATAAATAGTCATTAAATAAAGAAAGTAAGGGTTATGTTTAAACAAATAGCTACCTTCatcaatattatcattttccAATTTACTAGTAACAAATGTTGCAGATACGGCTCCAGATGTCACATGAATATTCTTCTCACGCAGTACACCAGATAATTTACGAACTCTCTCCTCAAGCCAATTCAAAGTTTTTTCTTCATTGTATTTATAAGCTTTTAAATCTGGTGGAcccttaaatataatttataggtattagttttttttattgcatattgcTTCGAAGAAGATACAGTGATTCTATTAAAGCACACTTTATGTTAAGCGTTAAGCCTAGAATAATTTCTAAACTTAGTGCAAGACATACATATTATGGTGCAAAATTACTGCTTTGAAAGGCACAGAAaaggtcatattttttatgagataCTTTTATGTCCGTATGTACACACATGACTGTCTAACAAAAGTACAAAAATTGCAATTgagttaatattacattattgtcATATCAATATTCAATGGAGGTTAAgacaacacaaaatataatgaatccattgtaatttataaacatagcaTTCTATAAGATATAGAGACAGAAGTCACCTTCAGATCAGCTATGGAATCCATCT
The sequence above is drawn from the Manduca sexta isolate Smith_Timp_Sample1 chromosome 28, JHU_Msex_v1.0, whole genome shotgun sequence genome and encodes:
- the LOC115445524 gene encoding ribonuclease H2 subunit B, translating into MSTRSKRAKEAAQTNKVIYKRVENSWVLLVRDSLLENNNFSIVTLPHPAHSQPSKYCLDDNQKKIFEVVTFKEPHRSWFIGDTVKSDGSLQILTPINPLFLVLPRLREQCSDKAIPLEDLLSEKGFNRILDYVPQMDSIADLKGPPDLKAYKYNEEKTLNWLEERVRKLSGVLREKNIHVTSGAVSATFVTSKLENDNIDEEFYLRYAHGVISEYIQDDLMQSLEKRFNFKPELIETIGHKRKSEEESDSKKEVKKIKREKSEAVSTNELAYSQVSPEVKKPKTLTSKEKARQKAASGTKTISSFFMKK